Proteins from a genomic interval of Geoanaerobacter pelophilus:
- the pap gene encoding polyphosphate:AMP phosphotransferase: MFESAELGHKIDKTRYKREVPILREALLDAQTDLLQSRKFPVIILIGGVDCAGKGETVNILNEWMDPRHIETHALRNLTDEELERPPMWRYWRSLPPRGKIGIFLGTWYSAPLIENVYGNISNAELDQRLERIIRFEKMLCDEGALILKFWLHLSKDQQKKRLNSLEKDPGTRWRVTDTDWKHYKLYDRFHQVSERMLRATSSAESPWLIVEGNDPRYRYLTIGTAIHQALRRRLDNHEPPLKEEPFPPITLAIDGVRVLHTVDLTKRLAKKEYETELEQWQGKLNLLSRHKRFHKLSVIVVFEGYDAAGKGGAIRRITQALDARHFRVIPIAAPTEEEQLQPYLWRFWRHLPHAGRFALFDRSWYGRVLVERVEGYCSHADWMRAYGEINDFEEQLVRHNTVVVKFWLAIDRKEQLRRFKEREKISFKRFKITDEDWRNREKWDDYELAVCDMIDRTSTEIAPWTLVEANDKNYARIKVLKTLCARIEAALDRKRK; encoded by the coding sequence ATGTTCGAGTCGGCGGAGTTGGGCCACAAGATCGATAAGACTCGCTATAAGCGCGAAGTGCCGATCCTGCGGGAGGCCCTGCTGGATGCACAGACAGACCTGCTGCAATCGCGGAAATTCCCGGTCATCATCCTGATCGGCGGGGTCGATTGCGCCGGGAAGGGTGAGACGGTCAACATCCTCAACGAATGGATGGACCCCCGGCATATTGAGACCCATGCGCTACGGAATCTTACAGATGAAGAGCTGGAGCGACCGCCCATGTGGCGTTACTGGCGATCACTCCCCCCGCGTGGCAAGATCGGCATTTTTCTCGGTACCTGGTATTCGGCCCCGCTGATCGAGAACGTCTATGGCAACATTTCCAACGCCGAACTTGATCAACGCCTGGAACGGATAATCCGCTTCGAAAAAATGCTTTGTGACGAAGGTGCGCTGATCCTCAAATTCTGGCTGCACCTTTCCAAAGACCAGCAGAAAAAACGGCTCAACTCCCTGGAAAAGGATCCCGGCACCCGGTGGCGGGTAACAGACACCGACTGGAAGCATTACAAGCTCTACGACCGTTTCCACCAGGTCTCGGAACGGATGCTCCGCGCCACCAGCAGCGCCGAATCACCCTGGTTAATTGTTGAAGGGAATGATCCCCGCTATCGCTATCTCACCATCGGTACCGCAATCCACCAAGCTCTGCGCCGACGGCTCGACAACCACGAACCACCGCTCAAGGAAGAGCCGTTCCCCCCAATTACCCTGGCCATTGATGGGGTGCGGGTCCTGCATACCGTCGATCTCACGAAGCGGCTGGCAAAAAAAGAGTACGAAACCGAGCTCGAACAATGGCAGGGAAAACTAAACCTGTTGTCTCGCCACAAAAGATTCCACAAGCTTTCCGTGATCGTTGTTTTTGAAGGTTACGACGCAGCCGGCAAAGGTGGCGCCATCCGCCGCATAACCCAGGCCCTGGATGCCCGTCACTTTCGAGTAATACCAATCGCGGCACCCACCGAAGAAGAGCAGCTGCAACCTTATCTCTGGCGGTTCTGGCGCCATCTCCCCCATGCCGGAAGATTTGCCCTCTTCGACCGTTCATGGTACGGCCGGGTGCTGGTGGAACGGGTAGAAGGATACTGTTCCCATGCTGACTGGATGCGGGCCTACGGTGAGATCAATGACTTCGAGGAACAGCTGGTGCGCCATAATACCGTAGTGGTTAAGTTCTGGTTGGCAATAGACCGGAAAGAGCAGCTGAGGCGCTTCAAGGAACGGGAGAAGATCAGTTTCAAGCGGTTCAAGATCACCGACGAGGACTGGCGCAATCGCGAAAAATGGGACGACTACGAACTGGCGGTCTGCGACATGATCGACCGCACCAGCACCGAGATTGCTCCATGGACCCTGGTCGAGGCTAACGATAAGAATTATGCCAGGATTAAAGTTCTCAAGACCCTCTGCGCCAGGATAGAAGCGGCGCTGGACCGGAAGCGGAAGTGA
- a CDS encoding OmpH family outer membrane protein, with amino-acid sequence MKRIITATLLMLACAAPAMAASTPKIGVVDLQRAVSECSAGIEARADLLKKTEKYNAELKALLSDFEKTKAEAEKDAAKLTADERAEREIQLQKKSRDFQNRQREAQEEIKLLEADHLKRITSRLGSIMAKVGDEGNYTAILDRSVGLFYFGKDADITAQVVQRANEEHSSNKK; translated from the coding sequence ATGAAACGCATCATAACCGCCACCCTCCTCATGCTGGCCTGTGCGGCTCCTGCCATGGCGGCGTCAACGCCTAAAATCGGTGTTGTTGACCTGCAGCGAGCCGTTTCAGAGTGTTCTGCCGGGATCGAAGCCAGGGCCGACCTGCTCAAGAAGACTGAAAAGTACAATGCTGAATTGAAAGCCCTGTTATCTGATTTTGAAAAGACCAAGGCTGAAGCTGAAAAGGACGCTGCCAAACTCACTGCGGATGAACGGGCCGAGCGGGAAATACAGCTTCAGAAGAAGAGCCGTGATTTCCAGAACCGGCAGCGTGAGGCCCAGGAAGAGATCAAACTGCTTGAGGCAGACCATCTCAAGCGGATTACCAGCCGTCTTGGGTCAATAATGGCAAAAGTGGGCGACGAAGGTAATTATACGGCGATCCTCGATCGCAGTGTTGGACTCTTCTATTTCGGCAAGGATGCCGATATCACCGCGCAGGTCGTGCAACGTGCCAACGAGGAGCACTCCAGTAACAAAAAATAA
- a CDS encoding response regulator, whose protein sequence is MQHKQTVMIIDDDEIHLYTAKGLLSSDQIEVVTHQGSFGATTQLKHVRPDLLLLDVNMPALSGAKLAEIVKPLCREMNTAIFFYSSNDEDTLRTLVATNEVQGYICKGDIAALRNKVHDYLAAMRNGADRVSGN, encoded by the coding sequence ATGCAGCATAAGCAAACCGTGATGATTATCGATGATGATGAAATTCACCTCTATACCGCCAAGGGCCTTCTCAGCAGTGACCAGATTGAGGTAGTCACCCACCAGGGCTCCTTCGGCGCCACCACTCAGCTGAAGCATGTCAGGCCAGATCTGCTGTTGCTGGATGTGAACATGCCGGCGCTTTCCGGGGCGAAACTCGCTGAAATAGTAAAACCGCTCTGCCGGGAAATGAACACCGCCATCTTCTTCTACTCATCCAATGATGAAGATACCTTGCGGACTTTGGTAGCAACAAACGAAGTACAGGGCTATATCTGCAAAGGAGACATTGCCGCGCTGCGCAATAAAGTACACGATTATCTTGCTGCTATGCGAAACGGAGCGGACAGAGTATCAGGCAACTGA
- a CDS encoding SulP family inorganic anion transporter, whose amino-acid sequence MVLNGSHLQEGPLFPRHERVRGIRRWLPGLALLKHYNRSLFTQDLFAGLVLTALLAPVGMGYAEATGLPAIYGLYATIVPLLVYALFGPSRILVIGPDSALTALIAATVLPLAGDDAIRAASLAAVLAILSGAICILAGLGRFGFVTDLLSKPIRHGYLNGIALTLLIGQLPKVLGFSVTSGSILQTVTGLIHGIWNGKTNLIAAVIGFTCLMVIMGCKRWAPRWPGVLFAVAGASLAVALFDLLGQAQIAVVGTLPQGLPTLHIPRLTLDEFYTLGTGAVAIAMVSIADMSVLSRIYALRGSYYVDDNQELIALGLANVATGLFQGFSVSSSASRTPVAEAAGARTQVTCMIGAVCIALLLMVAPELMRHVPTAALGAVVISASWTIMEIAGVRRLYQLRRGEFILSNVCFLGVALLGVIQGIFIAIGLSLLVFIWRAWRPYHAILGRVDGMKGYHDITRHPEGKRIPGLILFRWDAPLFFANAEMFREHILRAVSAAPTKTVWIVVAAEPVTDVDITSADMLTELDGELQQAGIQLCFAQMKGPVKDRLKTYGLFVRIGTEHFFPTIGQAVDRYVALHQVAWIDWEDAQLRNGQLQPDPSGNS is encoded by the coding sequence ATGGTTTTGAACGGCTCCCATCTCCAAGAAGGGCCGCTATTCCCCCGGCACGAACGGGTCCGCGGCATCCGCCGCTGGCTCCCCGGCCTAGCGCTGCTCAAACACTACAACCGCTCCCTGTTTACCCAGGATCTTTTTGCCGGACTGGTCCTTACGGCGCTGCTGGCGCCGGTCGGCATGGGGTATGCCGAAGCAACCGGCCTTCCGGCTATTTACGGTCTTTATGCCACCATCGTCCCGCTTCTGGTCTACGCCCTGTTCGGCCCAAGCCGCATCCTGGTCATCGGTCCCGACTCGGCCCTAACCGCTCTCATTGCGGCTACTGTCCTGCCGCTCGCCGGAGACGATGCAATCCGTGCCGCCTCACTGGCTGCGGTCCTGGCCATTCTCTCAGGAGCGATCTGCATCCTGGCAGGCCTAGGCCGCTTCGGTTTCGTTACCGACCTGCTCTCCAAGCCGATCCGCCACGGCTATCTCAACGGAATCGCCCTCACCCTGCTGATCGGACAGCTCCCGAAAGTCCTCGGCTTTTCCGTGACCAGCGGCAGCATCCTTCAAACCGTAACCGGCCTGATTCATGGGATTTGGAACGGCAAGACCAACTTGATCGCGGCTGTTATCGGCTTTACCTGCCTGATGGTGATCATGGGCTGCAAGCGCTGGGCGCCACGCTGGCCGGGGGTGCTCTTTGCCGTGGCCGGCGCCTCGCTGGCGGTCGCCCTGTTCGATCTTTTAGGGCAAGCGCAAATCGCCGTAGTCGGGACGCTCCCGCAAGGATTGCCGACGCTGCATATCCCCCGCCTCACCCTCGATGAATTTTACACCCTCGGTACCGGCGCCGTGGCCATAGCCATGGTCTCCATCGCCGACATGAGCGTTCTGTCAAGGATCTATGCCCTGCGCGGCAGTTACTACGTGGACGACAATCAGGAACTGATCGCCCTCGGTCTCGCCAATGTTGCCACCGGCTTGTTTCAGGGATTCTCCGTGAGCAGCAGCGCCTCCCGGACCCCGGTAGCCGAAGCGGCCGGTGCCCGAACCCAGGTCACCTGCATGATCGGCGCGGTCTGTATCGCCCTGCTCCTGATGGTTGCCCCGGAACTGATGCGTCATGTGCCGACTGCCGCCCTCGGGGCGGTGGTTATTTCCGCCAGCTGGACGATCATGGAGATTGCCGGAGTCAGGCGCCTGTATCAATTGCGGCGTGGTGAATTCATCCTGTCGAATGTCTGCTTCCTGGGAGTTGCCCTGCTGGGGGTAATCCAGGGGATCTTCATAGCAATCGGCCTGTCCCTGCTGGTCTTTATCTGGCGGGCCTGGCGTCCTTACCATGCCATCCTCGGCCGGGTTGACGGCATGAAGGGATACCACGACATCACCCGTCACCCGGAAGGGAAACGGATCCCCGGCCTGATCCTTTTCCGGTGGGACGCCCCGCTGTTTTTTGCCAATGCCGAGATGTTCCGCGAGCATATCTTGCGGGCGGTCTCGGCAGCACCGACAAAAACGGTATGGATTGTGGTTGCGGCAGAACCGGTCACCGATGTGGACATCACTTCAGCCGACATGCTGACCGAACTGGACGGCGAGCTGCAGCAGGCCGGAATTCAGCTCTGCTTCGCCCAGATGAAAGGCCCGGTTAAAGACCGGTTGAAAACCTACGGCCTGTTTGTCAGAATCGGTACCGAACACTTTTTCCCAACCATCGGCCAGGCCGTTGACCGGTATGTGGCTCTGCACCAGGTTGCCTGGATCGACTGGGAAGATGCCCAACTCCGCAATGGCCAATTACAGCCCGATCCTTCCGGCAACAGTTAA